GTCCTGTGGATAACTCTTAAAACCCGCATGACTGTAAGTAATGGTCTGAGTGACTGGATTTGAACCAGCGACCTCCAGAACCCCATTCTGGCGCGCTACCAACTGCGCCACACCCAGACATCTTACAATAGTATTATAAAACGTAATGTCTAAAAAATCAAGTATCACAATATGATGCAGATTATGCCGCCACCTCCATCATTGACGATTCGCTCAAGCGTATCCCTTAGCCTCATGCTTACATTGTCTGGAATCTTGCCAAGCTTGTTCTGCATCCCTTCTTTTACAAGATCGCTTAGAGATTTCCCGAATATATTTGATTCCCAGATTTTATCCGGATCATTTTCAAACTGTTCTGTAATGTATTTGACGAAATCTTCGCTTTGCTTTTCTGTGCCAACAATTGGCGATACTTCAGTTGTAACATCCGTTCTAAATATGTGAAGGGAAGGTGCAGATGCTTTAAGCCTTACAGCGAAGCTGCCACCTTGTCTTACTATTTCTGGCTTTTCAAATTCCATGTTATCTATGCTGGCAGGAACAACACCTACGCCTTTTTTCTTAGCATCTTCAATGGCATCCTTTAATTTATCGTACTCAGCCTTTGCATACGATAACTCTTTCATCATTTTCATAAGATCTCTGTCACCGCGTATTTCAAGGCCGCATTCATCACTTAATATTTTAAAGAAAAGGCCTTCCTTTGTCTTTGCTTCTATGTCTGCAATGCCTTCACCTGGATCTATCTTTTTAATCACTACATCAGCCATGTGTTCATTGGACTTTATGGCATCAACTGTCTTTTTTATATCCCTCAATCTAAATAAGTCATCTATACTTTGTTTAACTGTACTCATTATGCTTTGTTTTAACCAGTGCTCATTTTCAAGCACATCCACCCATCTTGGCAGATCAATGTTAAGCTCTGTAATTGGAAATTCATAAAGCACTTTTTCAAGTATATTTTTAATATCAGCCATGCTCATCTTAAGCACATTGACTACAACCACTGGTACGTCGTACTTCATTTCCATATCTTTCGCTAATTTAACTGTGTCGGCGTCATCTGGATGTGTGGAATTCAATAATATTATAAATGGTTTATGTATTTCCTTTAACTCTTTTACAACTCTTTCTTCCGATTCTACGTAGTTATCTCTTGGTATCTCTGTAATACTTCCGTCTGTCGTCACAACCAATCCGATTGTTGAATGGTCATTTATTACTTTTTTTGTTCCTATTTCAGCAGCTTCTTCAAATGGAATTTCATAGTCATACCATGGAGTTGTAACCATCCTCGGTTTATCGCCTTCTAGATATCCCATTGCACCTTTAACCATGTATCCTACGCAATCCACCAATCTTACACTGAAACTGGTGTTTTCGTTTAGTGAAATTTCTACCGCTTTCTCCGGTACAAATTTAGGCTCCGTAGTCATTATTGTCTTACCTGCTGCGCTCTGAGGCAACTCATCCTGGACTCTCTCTTTAAGGTTTAAATTGTCGATATTCGGCAATACCAATATATCCATAAATCTCTTTATAAATGTTGATTTCCCAGTACGAACAGGACCTACGACGCCTATATATATATCGCCTTCTGTTCTTTCTGCTATATCCTTATAAATATCGTAATTTTCCACATCATTTCCCTCCTTCTTATAGATAAATATAGTTTTTATACTTTAACACTACATATATATGAGGGAAATAGACAATTATGAATAAAAAAGAGGACACAATTTTATATGCCCTCCATCTCATGCTTCTTATTGCGTGTCATCAATGAATATACAGCTTCTCTGGGATTTTTACCTTCAAATAGTATTGAATAAATTTCATTAGTTATTGGCATCTCAATGTTATGAATTTTAGAAAGTTCGTAAGCTGATTTCGTCGTATTAACGCCCTCTACAACCATTCCGATTTCATTTAGCGCTTCGTCTAATGATTTGCCTTGCCCTATTTTTATGCCAGCCTTTCTGTTGCGGGAATACATGCTGGTACATGTTACAATAAGATCTCCCATGCCTGTCAATCCCAAGAATGTAAGTG
The window above is part of the Thermoanaerobacterium sp. PSU-2 genome. Proteins encoded here:
- the spoIVA gene encoding stage IV sporulation protein A, coding for MENYDIYKDIAERTEGDIYIGVVGPVRTGKSTFIKRFMDILVLPNIDNLNLKERVQDELPQSAAGKTIMTTEPKFVPEKAVEISLNENTSFSVRLVDCVGYMVKGAMGYLEGDKPRMVTTPWYDYEIPFEEAAEIGTKKVINDHSTIGLVVTTDGSITEIPRDNYVESEERVVKELKEIHKPFIILLNSTHPDDADTVKLAKDMEMKYDVPVVVVNVLKMSMADIKNILEKVLYEFPITELNIDLPRWVDVLENEHWLKQSIMSTVKQSIDDLFRLRDIKKTVDAIKSNEHMADVVIKKIDPGEGIADIEAKTKEGLFFKILSDECGLEIRGDRDLMKMMKELSYAKAEYDKLKDAIEDAKKKGVGVVPASIDNMEFEKPEIVRQGGSFAVRLKASAPSLHIFRTDVTTEVSPIVGTEKQSEDFVKYITEQFENDPDKIWESNIFGKSLSDLVKEGMQNKLGKIPDNVSMRLRDTLERIVNDGGGGIICIIL